The genomic interval ttttcttctcccaCCACTACAAGGACACCCCAAGAGCCCTCCACCATTTTTCTACctctaagaaaggaagaaaaactaacACTGATTGTCTCCTTTCGGCCACAGATATTCCTCTGAATAGAGGActctccctgttttcttctaCCCTATTCAGACTCCCCTCCCCCACAAGGCAAGGCACCCCCTCCTTTCATTATGCTCAACTTCCTCGCTTCCTTTTAACCCGTCTTCCTCTCAATTTCCTTCAATGTCTCCTTTAGCCACCAGGTCTCTCCCACCCTCCAACCACCATCCTCCTCCAGTCCTTTCCCCATTAACACTCTCCTTTCCCATCATCCCCCTagttccctccccacccccacctcatcATTCAGGCCCCTCCCCCACGACTCCAGCCCTTAGCAGAGGCGTCGCCAGCCCCCCCAATTCTTCCTTGCCCCTCAACCCATCCCAGGCTACCTGCCAGGCCGGGCCGGGGCGGGGCCGCGGGTCCTCGCGCTGCCAGCAGCCTAGAACCAGTTGCGCGCCAACCGACGCCTAAGTCCCCAACGAGATAAACACTGCCAGGCTCCGTCCTTCCGGCGGGCAGAGGGGCGCGCACGTGCAGTCTGAGTTACGTCCCGACGCCTTCCGGGACTTGTAGTCCACAGGTTTCCTGAGGCCCGTAAGGGCAGGAGCCTACGGAGAGATTCTGCGCATGTGCACATATGTGTCAAGGCCGTGGGGTTCATTGGGTAATGTAGTCCTTTGTTGTCGGGGCAGGGGATGGCGGAGGCGGGGCTAGGGGCGGACTCTTCGTCCTCGCTCGCGTCAGTCCAGAGCACGGGGCGGGGCTGGAGAACTGGGAGCCCCAGCACGTCCTGCCCCACCGGAAGTGAAGGTGCGGGTCCGACGGTGGGCTCTGAAAGGGTGAGGCGCGCGGAAACACCGGCGCTGAGAATCGGTGGGGCGGGTGGGGACGCCGCAACTGGGACCTTTTGAGGGGCGCCCCGGGAGCCTGAAGGGGTTTTGTCAGGCGGTTTAGAGGGGAACCCttaggagaaaggaggagggggcGGGTATGCTCTGTCCTGGGGAGACGTGCGACCTGGGGTTCTTTAGGCCGGGAGGGGCGTGGTGGGGAAGCCGGGGTTTTGGAAAGCTGGTAGGGCCTCTAGTTGGGCTGTTTATTTAGAACTGGGAGAGGCGGGTGGGTCCTCGTCCTAGAATATAGCTCGGACTTAAAAGGGGGAGCAACGAGAGACTGAAGGAGTAGGGGAGAAGGATGCAGGAACCTTGAGGAGTGAAGCTGGTTTGATGGAAACAAGGAGACTGTGAGGAGCTGGAAAATAAGATGAAGGCGCTCCTAGTTTCATCCaatctctatcctcctgcctccctgttCTTGCAGCCCCTGCCCGGATGGCCGCAGTAGTTCTAGGGGGAGACACCATGGGCCCTGAGCGTATCTTCCCCAATCAGACTGAAGAACTGGGGCCACATCAGGGCCCTACAGAAGGCACTGGGGATTGGAGCAGTGAGGAGCCtgaagaagagcaggaggaaacaGGGGCAGGCCCGGCTGGCTACTCCTACCAGCCCCTAAACCAAGATCCTGAACAAGAGGAGGTGGAGCTCGCACCAGTGGGGGATGGAGAAGATGTAGTTGCTGACATCCAGGATCGGATCCAGGTATAATGGAGGGAATTGTTAAGAACAAATAAAGCTGAGCTCCTGCAAATGAAAGCAGGACCCTACTTGTCTCTCTGGTTCCACAGGCCCTGGGGCTTCATTTGCCAGACCCACCATTAGAGAGTGAGGATGAAGATGAGGAGGGAGCTACTGCATTGAGCAGCCACAGTTCTATTCCCATGGACCCAGGTAAAAGGATCATTCTTTCATTAGGGAATAATAGACTGGCTTGAATCAGGAAAGGGAAGTTACAGGGGAATAATTTATTCCTAGTTTGTAAGCTAGGATTTTGCTGACTTCAGAATCCAGGTGAAACATTCTGCTAGACTTGGAGATGAGCAGGGTTGCTTAGAAATAAGATGGATCTGGTGACCCCACCAGTTAAGGGCTCTGGGTTGATTCAAGAAATGGGAAGAGGAGCTGGGCCCATTGTTTCTATCTCCTAACTGGCTTCTGGCTGTGATTTCAGAACATGTAGAGCTGGTGAAAAGAACAATGGCTGGAGTAAGCCTTCCTGCACCAGGAGTTCCTGCCTGGGCCCGGGAGATATCAGATGCCCAGTGGGAAGATGTGGTACAGAAAGCCCTTCAAGCCCGGCAGGCATCTCCTGCTTGGAAGTGACCATAGTAAGAACTGCCTCATCTTTCTACATTCCAGGCCAGAACTAGCACAGGACTGAATACATCCTCTGGTTGTAATATCTTACCCATCACCCTTTCACATCAAAGCAAATCAGACTTCTGCTCAGAGACCCACTTTATTCAGTTCTGTACATATGGGGACATTGGCCCAAGCCCAACCCACCTTAACATGTATCATTCTGTGGAGAATAAAGCACCCTATGTACACAGCCAAAAGCCACACTGCCTGTATTCCTGGAACCTGGGTCCAGCCCTCCTAGCCCCTTTCCTCTCCAAAAGGGACCGGTTAGGGCCTGCCCAGCATCAGCACAAACAAGGAAATAAATAGGTATTGGGGGGAGCTATGCTTGGGGCACCGctccttgctttcttctttcaacTTTGGGAACCAACAGCACAGGAAAGCAGTCAGCCACAGGGTGGTCCCTTCCATGTTTGTGATCCCAGGGCTGCTGCTCACCAGAGAGGGGGTGTAGGGTAGGGGTGATTATTTACACCCTCCCCTGCTTGGTCCATCTGGGCTCTATATTCATCATCTGTTGTCCACAGCCAGTACTTTTCTCCTTTAGGATCTCCATGTTCTCTTCAACAGGCagggaataaaaggaaataataaaacccTGTCAGCCTGCAcactgctggggctgggggcttaTTTGTGCTGCTGGAGTTTGATTCCCCTCCAGCTACTCACTCCAGGGGCCAGTGGAGCTTGACATAACTTTGGTGAGAATAACCTCCTGCTCCTTCCTATATGCCTCTGCAGTCAGGGGAGAGGAACAGACACCTAGAATTCAGGTGAGGatgaaggagagaggagaggagcatATGTATTCCTGTGTGTATTTCTCAGCAACCTCAGATAGCTGTGGGTTAGGAGCAGAAGGGGGACAGGCATCCCCAGGTTCTCTTTGCACTGAGCATCTTGATGCTCAGCCTGTCTGTACTAGCCACAGGGAGGCATGAACACGCTTTGGGGAGAAGAGAGACCACTGGGTGTCCCTGCTTCAAGTGCCTCCATCCTCTAGAGTAGCTAGCTAGAGAGGTGCTGCCTTTCCCCAAGTCAGCCAGTagggagcagagggtggagggcTGGGGCAGCGTCCCAGGGCTGAGTGGGCTGTGACCCTGTGGGAAGGTGAGGGGGTCAGAGAGCCTCTTGGCTGGCAGTTAGGAACTCTTCTGCCCGCTTATGGGCCTCCAGTGCCTTGATGGTGTAGACGTCCTGGGGCAACTCTGACTTCCTCCGAAGCAGCACTTTTTCCTTCTTGATGTCCTTCAGCATCTACAAGTAGATAGGGAGAAGACAAGGAATGATGATCAATTCCCAAGGAATTGatatttccttctcttattcttAGGTTCTGTTgctcttctttcccttccagACCTGTTAATTTCTActccacctccccagtccttAGCCCTGGTGCCCTCCCACCTGCACAGCCTCTGTCTCCACCGTCCTCTTCAGAAGCTGGATGTCCTCTGCTGTAGGGGTTTCTGTCTCCATGGAGTACACAGGGGGCAGAGGTGGAGGAGCACGGAACATGGGATACTGAGGGAGGAGATGTGGATGAAGAGTTGAGAGCCACTTCAGAGGTTTGTGGGCCTGTGTGTCATATTCTTCCACCAAAAATCCTTAACCCCTAGTTCCAGATGGGACCCTGAGTTCAGGGCAGTGGCATAAAAATCTCACCTGAGGATTAAGCCGGGCCAGCTCCTCAATCTTTTGCCacatctcttctctttccttcattcgGAACCGGCCCCTGAGGGAGCAAAAGTAGGAATGAGAGAACGAAAGTGAGCTGGAAGTAAAAAATGAAAGTCTTCcagggagggctgggattgtggctcagcggtagagcgctcgcctagcatgggcaggacccgggttcgatcctcagcaccacataaaaataaaggcattgtgttgtttccatctacacctaaaaataaaataaaacaatatttaaagaaaaaaaaagtcttccaggGAGAGAAATACTCACTTCTGTTTCTCTGCCTTGTACTGCTGTGTGCAATCATCAAAGAGCTTCTGATTCATTTCCATAAACAGCTTCAGGGCATTGTAGATCAGTCCATGGATTGTCCTGCCACCCAGAAGAAAGATCACATGCAGGCCAGAGCCTACCCTTAATGCCTGGGCCCCATGTTTACTTGTTTATAGGAAGTGTCTCTACCAACAGCTTTTTCATTTACTACCCCCATTTCCCAAACCTTTATAAGTAGATAGTTCTAGCCAAATTGTGTGACTTAAGACTAGCATTTCATGGTCTTTGCAAATACTGATCCACCTGTCTATACTTCCCCTACCCCATACTCCAAAAGTCTTCCTTCTTTACACCACTTCCGACTCTAATCCACACTAATGGCCTCCCAGCAACACAATGGACTGAGTGTACCACACTATGTTTGCTCTCAgcaaaaagcttttttttttttaacaactcttAGATTCTATGCATGCTCTCTAAATGGATCACATCAGCTTCTCCCAGCATAGAATTGTATCTCCAAAGCTGTAACGTACCTGTAGAATAGCTGACCCCAAAGAGCAATGTACAGGCCACTGCTCTGCTATTTGATATCCCAGAGATCTCTCATACAGGCATCTTTTCTCTCTAGTCAGTCCCTCAAGGATCTACCAATAAACAGTGGGCATCAGCCCCACTTGCTGAATGACCAGGTGAGATTCACACCTTCAAAGGTTCCAAAACCAGATCCccacacccagccccagcccagccccataCTTGTTCCAGTGGCTCTTGGAGTTCCTGTAGAGTGCAGGGAACATGATGGGGAGGACTCTGGCAGCATTGTCACTTATCAGGCTCATGATGTATTCATTATTCCAGTAATAGAGAGCACGCTCTGCCACCTGGTGGAGAGAGGTGGGACTCAATGGAGGCACTATCTACCTGCCTTACTCAAGATCTGCTAAATTCCTGGGAGCCTTGGATATGCTGAGTTTGGCTTCACCTGGAAATGGGGGCTGGAGACACACTTGGCAAGCTGACGGAAGAGTGGTTCCATCACTTTGCTAAACTCTGAGGGTTCAATGACATCCAGAATCTCCTCTAGTTCATTCAGGAACATCACCTCCTTGGGGCTGTGGGTCTTGGGCCAAAACTTAAGAAGTCCCACAATCACCTGTTGTGAGAAGAAGACGTAGGATAAAATTCTTAATACTGTCTGGTTTTCTGGGAAGCTTTCCTGCCTGTCTTCCCCACCCTTAGCCTTGTGGGCAGAGTTTGGGTAACCTCAGCTAACGGCTCATGTTTCTTTGGCTTGGGTCTGCTTCCTAAGTGTATATAGATTTCATTTCTCATTCAGGGAGGAAACCATGTCACCTATCATGCCACAGCCCTCCTGAGCACCTGCTTACTGCATTGCTCAATTATAAATTGGTAAGCAATACTGATGACAGTAAAAGGTTGACTTGGGCTCAGAAGGGGAATTACCGGCTCAGTCAGACTGCTCTCCTTCTCCAGGAATTGTACCACACAGTAAGCCAACTGCAAAAGGTTGAGGTAGAAAGGAGGTGAAATTAGGGCCAGATGGTCTCACAATTCAATGACAAAAACAAGATCCCAAAATGGAAGGGGAAATATAAAGGATTTATCCCACCCATTCCCTGTGCCATAACTATCCCAGCAGAataccttccctcccctccttgtCTTTCCTGCCCAAGTTGGGGATCATCAGGAGGAAGGCACCTCACCTGAGGGTGGTATACACTCAGGGACTTGACTTTGTGAAGCGGAAGCAGGACACGGATGAGAAACATCTTATGCTCTTCCTTAAGGGGTAGGGCAAAGCCATTGATGATACTAGGAGTTAATGGAGGTTTTTTAGGACCAAATAGCCAGATCCAAGTTCAATACACCAGTCCTCCCAACATTTTTCAGGTATCTTATGTTCCTCTACTCCACCTCTCACCTGCCCAAGATCTCCAGGAGTTCAGCAATCCCATTGTGATGCTCTGtctcatagatgaacctgagagGAAGAAAATAGGCTCTCTTGACACTAACCCTGATGTCCCTCCCACATTCTGCAGAGTCTCCATTATCTCGTtgctccccctctcctccctagCAAAGGCTTGCTTTGATCCTAAGTCTGGGCTCATGAACTCACCTATAGAAGATGTGGTTGATCTGCCTACGGATATAAGCCCGGAGCCCCAAAAACTTGCCATAGATACGGTGCAAAATGGTCTTGAGAAAGTCCCGCTCTCGAGGATCCTCACTGTCAAATAGGTCCAGGAGCTGGAAGCAGGAGGGAGGAAAGGCAGCAAGTGAGGCGGCAGCCAGGGAAGGCTAGGGCTAGGTGACAGGGTCTTAGCCAGGGGAAGCTTTCAGGTTTTCTGGAGAAAGGGGAGTAAGGACAAGTGTCTGGAAAGCAGAGTaattctattctactgatctacTCCAAGTGGTATCTGgccatgcatgtgtatgtgtgtatgtgtgtgtgtatatatatatatatatatatccccttGAAAAGTActgtgttgcttttttttttccattttgctaAAAGCTTCTTAAGGGCACTGAGCTTTTTTAACCTCCCATGGTCTCCTTAAACTAAACCCAGCTGAAATTCCAGTATAATAGTCATAATGGGAAAGAACATCTGGGACAGAGGTGAGGGGAGGCATGGGGCTACAGTTTATGGAATAGATAAAGGGGGAAGGACAGGAACCTCAGGGACTCACAGCAAGGACAAACTTCTGGTCAATATACTTCTTGGCTATATTCGGCTGGAAATCAGGAGACTCAAGGAAACGTAAGAAAAACTCATATACAAGCTGTAGAGGAAGAGAAACATCCACTGAGGAACTCCCCAAGGAATAAAAGATAGGGTACCCTGTTCCCTGCAGCCAGAGACAGCATGCTCCCTTGCCCTGGTACCTGAAGATGAGGCCAGGCAGCTTCCAAGGTAGGCTCATCTTCCTCTGGATCGAATTCAGCCCCTGTGGGATTCGATGAAGGTGGCAGTGTCCGGAAGAGGTTCACTGAAAACTGAGGGGTAGGCCCAGCTTAGAGCACCGTGCAGGCTTCTCCAGGGCCCCCACCCCTAGCCCTTGTGTTCTTTCCCCATGCCCACCATGGTTACAGCCTCTGGGTAGATGGCCTCAGTGACAACATCACGGCTGTGGGTGATGTACTCCACCATCTCATTGAGTCCTGCCCGCTTCACCTCCTTAAATTTGAGGTCACTGAGTGGGTCTGACACAAAGTCAAAGAGGACGCAGCACTGGCGTAACTTCTGTATAAACAGCTCCTCCCGCTCCTGGGTTGGTGAGTCTGTGGAAGGGGCCCCAGCAGTTAGCTTCTCCTCCCTCATCCCTCATCCCTCATGCCCAACCTGCTGGCCTTACAGAGCTTTCCCCTTTCCCACAGTTACCATCCTGTTCCCTGGACCTCCACCCCAATGAAAGTCCCCCTCACATTCTCTTGAATTCTCTTCTACCCAAGATACCCTAAAACTTCCCTTCTGCCAATGCCCAGTGCACGATAACCATTCTCACTAGCTGCAAGTACCTTTCAGGGCAGGAAGCTTCTGCAGCTCCCGGTTCTTGCTGAGGTTGAAGCGGGAGGAGCTTTGCCGTCGCTCCTTCTTGACAATCTGGGGTCCCCCTGAGTACTTGATTTTGCTGAGCTGTGTTGGGGGGGGTGTGCTGTTGCTGGGACGCTTGTTGGATGATGGTGGCTGAGATTGAGGTTGAGGttggggctgaggctgaggctgtggctggggctggggctgtgcctGGTCAAACAAGTAATCTGTTGAAGTCCACTCCCCAGGAGATCTACCCACCCCAGGCTTcccttcatccctactctgtttATGCCTGTACAGCCTAGGCAGTAAGCAGTTGTCTCTTACTCTAAAGGAGTTAGACCAGAAACAGGAATGGGTATGGACTGTAGCCTTGGAAGGGAACAGTCAAGAGGTCATGTCTcactaggcacagtggtgcacacctataatcccagcaactcaagagactgagccaggaggatcataagttcaaagccagtctcagcaattttaCAAGGGCctatacaacttagtgagaccctgtctcaaatttaaaaaataaaataaaaaagggctggggatgtggctcagtggttaagtgtccctcagttcaatccatggtataaaacaaaagaaagtcatGTCTCCCAAAGTGATACTCAGGCAGTGGGGAAAAACCCTCAAAATGTTCATTCCTGCCAAGCatagtggcatgcacctgtacTCCTGCTCTTTAGGAGCCTGGAGCAGGAGGATCGCTTGAGCCCAAGAATTTGAGATTTGAGACAAGCCTGGGCAACATTggaaaaccctttctcaaaacaacaacaacaaaaacacctcaTTCTAATTCAGGCAAAATAAATTGATGGATTGATAGTGACACAAGTCAGAAAAGTGGTTATCTTGCCAGAGTAGGGATGGCAGTGGAGAAGGAGTAAGGGTAGTGGTGGTAAGGTACTACTGAGAAGAGACATTAGGAatactgttttgttgttgttgttgctgtttttaaactaggaattgaacccagaggtgctcaatccctgagccacatccccagccctttttatttttgattttgagacagggtctcaccaagttgtatagggcctcaccaagttgctgaagctggttttgaactcgagctcctcctgccttagcttcccaaaccactgggattacagataaaCCCTACTGTACCTGGCTGTTGTTTTTGCGGTATTTAGGATTGATCCCAggtcctcatacatgctaggaagtgttctaccactgagctacatccctagccccatcaATGAAGAATTTTCTTAGTGTTGGAAACATTTTACATCTTGATTGGATCTGGTAAGTGGTACATACCTAAAAATTCACTGAGCAGTACATCTAAGATCAATGAATGTATGACTTTCTTCAATTAAAgggtaaaataaatttattctcatgTCTTGGTAGTTTTACTGCTAGAAATTAAGCTTAATAAAGATcctaaatttaagaaaaacttttCGGGATGGGGCGATAGCGcagtggtggagctcttgcctaATATaatcaaggccctggatttgatccccagcactacaaaattttttttaaaaagggaagtggGGAGCTTTGTTTGGGGCTAGGGTGAAGCTTAGCAGTAgaatacttgcttagcatgtacaaggaccTAGGTACCAtccccagaagaagaaaaaaaaaaaagttttgctgcAAACACTTGAAGAGtctcacaagaaaaaataaataatagaattatgTTTATGAAAACCATGTGATAAATGTAACTATGAAAAATAGTTATACAATCCTAGTAAGTTCACCAAAATTAATAAGCATTTTGAGAAGATGGGCAATGTCAGCATAGGGGCACAGGAATGGTGAGAACTTATATTTTCCACTATAGAAAGTCAATAGATAAACCaggtatgatggcacacacctataatcccagcaactgggaaggttaaggcaggaggaagtggattcaaagctagcctcagcattatgtaaaaatgtggatgtataactgatgtgattctgcaatctgtatttggggtaaaaatgggagttcataacccacttgaatctaatgtatgaaatatgatatgtcaagagctttgtaatgttttgaacaaccaataaaacaacaacaacaacaacaacaaaaaaagctagcctcagcaatttggtaaggccctacacaactcagcgagaccctgtctctaataaaatataaaaaaaaaaaaagagctggggacgtGACTGAGTgtttaagtgaccctgggttcaatccctggtacaaaaaaaaaaaaaaaaaaaatcaaacccaaaAGTCAATAGATAATCcaagtttcaaaatttaaaaaaaaaaaaaaaggcagtgaaAAACTCAATTTGGTAGCTGGGTCTGGTGGCATACACCCACCTCTAATCTCAGCTATTCAGAAGATTGAAGCAAGAGAATTCAAACTCAAGGCAAGCCTGGACAAATAgcaaagaccctatctcaaaacaaaaaagagggcTGGAATAGAATTCTTGCTAaaattcacaaagccctgggttcattcaatccctagcaccaaaaaaaaaaaaaagctgagtgtggtagtggtgcacacctacaatctCAGGGACTCCAGAGGCtaaatcaggaggatcacaagccaacctcagcaacttggcaagaccctgtcccaaaataaaattaaaaacaaaaaggactggggatgtggtttactgattaagtgctcctggattcaactaaaaaaaaaaaaaaaaaaaaaaaaagatgggtaaGGATTAATGCTTAGAGTCGCGAAGCCAAGCTAATTTGGCTAATTtggaaatacaaatacaaatatcaaTCTGTGAGGAAAGAGTTCAGAGTGGTTACACAAAGCAACAATGTAGGGGTTGCTCTTTTCATCACAAGCCAACACTACCTTTTAACTTTCTGAATGACCatgttgaaaaatattaaaacaaaaagccaaaaacTACCTAATGAAAGAAAACTGCTTCCAATATGAAGTTAAATAAGGACAAAACTGTATATGCAAAATGAGCTCATACACATTAAAATACATGCAAAGGACCAAAAAAGGTTCTAAAATGGAAAGAACAAGTCTAAGGAGTCCTTAGTAACTAAGTCCTATAGTGATAACATTATAgatgacttttccttttcctcttccctatttctttgtttatgttttgttatttttggtactaggggttaaacctaggagtgctctactattgagctacatctctaacccttttcaaatttctttgagataggatttcactaagttgcccaggccagcctcaaacttgtggtcctcctgcttcagcctccaaagtagctgggattccaggtatgtgccaccatgccaaacATAGATACAGTTTTCTACATTTCCAGATTTTTTACAAGCTGACAGTGCTTTTGTAATGAAAGAAAGatgactaattttttaaaacgGTCCCTTTGGGAAGGGATAGCTCCCAGATATGGTAAAGGGCCCATAAAGCCCATTTTCAGAAGCCTAAACAGTTCTGCAGGGATGTCACTCACAGGTATTCCTAAATGTCCTGGTAACACTCTTGTAAGAACAGAAGATCCTAGCCCCCAAATAGAGGCTGCAGGAGTAAGGTCATGTCCAGCTGGATACCCACACCACGGAAGGAAAAGCTGacctcctattctttttttttttttttttaaagagagtgagagaggagagagagagagaatttgtagtatttattttctagttcttggcggacacaacatctttgttggtatgtggtgctgaggatcaaacctgggccgcacgcatgccagacaggcgcgctactgcctgagccacatccccagcccctgacctccTATTCTTAACCACATCATTCCCCTCCTCTCCAGCCCCGACTCCTCACCATAAGAATGGGAGATTTAAAACCCTCTGGgttggaggagaggaggaaaatagAACTGTCATCCTTTTcatattctgaattattttgtAGAAACCAGTTCTGACAAGTTTGTGACCTATCTGGGAATGAAAGAACTAGAGAGCAGTACTGGGTGTAGCCCAGGCAGGTCTGTGGGTTCAATGTGGCTCCTTACCACTTAGGCTACCTCACTCTCTCCTTTACTACAAAGGACCGCCCCAGACACCAGTTTCACTAGAGGAATGCAAGGAAGCGGGGCAGGAGCAGCTATCATACCTTCTCTGCCATGACAACACTCAGCCAGTGTGATTTTAGTTAGATAATGCAAGGAGCCCTGGAGTCTGGGGTTTCCTTTTCTATATATGGCAGATGAATCACCTTGGGGACAGGCTCAGAAAGAGGTAGAAGGTTGGGAGGCCATCACTTGGTGTGCATCCAGACCTTTATAAGAGGTATCTTCTACTAGTActattctttttttggttttggtactaaggattgaatctaggggtggtTTAggcactgagttatatcctcagcccttttcttctttttctttctttctttctttcttttttttttttttttttttgagacagggtctcactaagttgctgaggctgccctcgaact from Ictidomys tridecemlineatus isolate mIctTri1 chromosome 8, mIctTri1.hap1, whole genome shotgun sequence carries:
- the Mea1 gene encoding male-enhanced antigen 1 isoform X3 translates to MAAVVLGGDTMGPERIFPNQTEELGPHQGPTEGTGDWSSEEPEEEQEETGAGPAGYSYQPLNQDPEQEEVELAPVGDGEDVVADIQDRIQALGLHLPDPPLESEDEDEEGATALSSHSSIPMDPEHVELVKRTMAGVSLPAPGVPAWAREISDAQWEDVVQKALQARQASPAWK
- the Mea1 gene encoding male-enhanced antigen 1 isoform X2, which produces MAEAGLGADSSSSLASVQSTGRGWRTGSPSTSCPTGSEAPARMAAVVLGGDTMGPERIFPNQTEELGPHQGPTEGTGDWSSEEPEEEQEETGAGPAGYSYQPLNQDPEQEEVELAPVGDGEDVVADIQDRIQALGLHLPDPPLESEDEDEEGATALSSHSSIPMDPEHVELVKRTMAGVSLPAPGVPAWAREISDAQWEDVVQKALQARQASPAWK
- the Mea1 gene encoding male-enhanced antigen 1 isoform X1 → MAEAGLGADSSSSLASVQSTGRGWRTGSPSTSCPTGSEGAGPTVGSERVRRAETPALRIAPARMAAVVLGGDTMGPERIFPNQTEELGPHQGPTEGTGDWSSEEPEEEQEETGAGPAGYSYQPLNQDPEQEEVELAPVGDGEDVVADIQDRIQALGLHLPDPPLESEDEDEEGATALSSHSSIPMDPEHVELVKRTMAGVSLPAPGVPAWAREISDAQWEDVVQKALQARQASPAWK